Proteins from a genomic interval of Mycobacterium conspicuum:
- a CDS encoding GuaB1 family IMP dehydrogenase-related protein: MRFLNGHSPGYDLTYNDVFIMPNRSDVDSRFDVDLSSADGSGTTIPVVVANMTAVAGRRMAETVARRGGIVVLPQDLPITAVQQTVGFVKSRDLVWDTPVVLEPDDSVSDATALIHKRAHGVAVVLFEGRPIGLVSEASCLGVDRFTRVRDVAITDFVTAPVGTEPRKIFDLLEHAPIGVAVVTNADGTLAGVLTRTGAIRAGLYTPATDARGRLRVGAAVGISGDVGAKARSLAEAGVDVLVIDTAHGHQAKTLAAIKAVAEVLSELGLDVPLAAGNVVSAEGTRDLLAAGASIVKVGVGPGAMCTTRMMTGVGRPQFSAVLECASAAAELGGHVWADGGIRHPRDVALALAAGASNVMIGSWFAGTYESPGDLMRDRDDRPFKESYGMASKRAVVARTAVDTAFDRARKALFEEGISTARMGLDPDRGGVEDLLDHITSGVRSTCTYVGASSLAELHERAVVGVQSPAGYAEGHPLPTGW, translated from the coding sequence ATGAGGTTTCTGAACGGGCACTCGCCCGGGTACGACCTGACCTACAACGACGTCTTCATCATGCCCAACCGCTCAGACGTCGACTCGCGGTTCGACGTCGATCTGTCTTCCGCCGACGGCTCGGGGACCACGATCCCGGTGGTGGTGGCCAACATGACCGCGGTGGCGGGACGGCGGATGGCCGAGACGGTCGCGCGTCGCGGCGGCATTGTCGTTCTGCCGCAAGATCTTCCGATCACGGCCGTGCAGCAGACGGTGGGGTTCGTTAAAAGCCGTGACCTGGTCTGGGACACCCCGGTGGTGCTGGAGCCCGACGATTCGGTGTCCGACGCGACCGCCCTGATTCACAAGCGCGCCCACGGTGTCGCGGTGGTGCTCTTCGAGGGGCGACCCATCGGGCTGGTCAGCGAAGCCAGTTGCCTGGGCGTCGACCGCTTCACCCGGGTGCGCGACGTCGCGATCACCGACTTCGTCACCGCACCGGTGGGCACCGAGCCGCGCAAGATCTTCGACCTGCTCGAGCACGCCCCGATCGGGGTCGCGGTGGTGACCAACGCCGACGGCACGCTGGCCGGGGTGCTGACCCGCACTGGCGCCATCCGCGCCGGCCTCTATACCCCGGCCACCGACGCGCGCGGGCGGCTGCGGGTGGGCGCGGCCGTCGGGATCAGCGGCGACGTCGGCGCCAAGGCGCGCTCGCTGGCCGAAGCCGGCGTCGACGTGCTCGTCATCGACACCGCTCACGGGCATCAGGCCAAGACGCTGGCCGCGATCAAGGCGGTGGCGGAGGTTCTTTCCGAGTTGGGCCTCGACGTCCCGCTGGCCGCGGGCAACGTGGTGTCGGCCGAGGGCACCCGGGATCTGCTGGCCGCCGGGGCCAGCATCGTCAAGGTCGGCGTCGGACCGGGCGCGATGTGCACCACCCGGATGATGACCGGCGTCGGCCGCCCGCAATTCTCCGCGGTGCTCGAATGCGCTTCTGCGGCAGCCGAACTCGGCGGTCACGTGTGGGCCGACGGCGGGATTCGCCATCCGCGCGACGTGGCGCTGGCGTTGGCCGCCGGGGCGTCGAACGTGATGATCGGCTCGTGGTTCGCCGGCACCTACGAGTCGCCCGGGGACCTGATGCGCGACCGCGACGACCGGCCGTTCAAGGAGAGCTACGGCATGGCGTCCAAGCGGGCGGTGGTCGCGCGCACCGCCGTCGACACCGCGTTCGACCGCGCGCGCAAGGCGCTGTTCGAGGAAGGCATCTCGACGGCCCGGATGGGGCTGGACCCGGATCGCGGCGGCGTGGAGGACCTGCTCGACCACATCACCTCCGGCGTGCGCAGCACCTGCACCTACGTCGGCGCCTCCAGCCTGGCGGAGCTGCACGAGCGGGCCGTCGTCGGCGTGCAGTCGCCGGCCGGCTACGCCGAGGGTCACCCGCTGCCCACCGGCTGGTGA
- the gndA gene encoding NADP-dependent phosphogluconate dehydrogenase: MSAQKSDGSKTGTAQIGVTGLAVMGSNLARNFAHHGYTVALHNRSVAKTDALLEQHGDEGKFVRSETIEEFLDALEKPRRVIIMVKAGDPTDAVINELAEAMEEGDIIIDGGNALYTDTIRREKAIRERGLHFVGAGISGGEEGALNGPSIMPGGPAESYKSLGPLLEEISAHVDGVPCCTHIGPDGSGHFVKMVHNGIEYSDMQLIGEAYQLLRDGLGKTAPEIADVFAEWNKGDLDSYLIEITAEVLRQTDAKTGKPLVDVILDEAEQKGTGRWTVKSALDLGVPVTGIAEAVFARALSGSVAQRKATTGLASGGLGSRPSDAAQFIEDVRQALYASKIIAYAQGFNQIQAGSAEYDWGITPGDLATIWRGGCIIRAKFLNRIKEAYDSDPDLATLIVAPYFRSAIEAAVDGWRRVVVTATQLGIPIPGFASALSYYDALRTERLPAALTQGLRDFFGAHTYGRTDEEPSKKFHTLWSGDRSEVPV; encoded by the coding sequence ATGAGTGCCCAAAAGTCCGATGGATCGAAGACGGGAACGGCGCAGATCGGCGTTACCGGCCTGGCGGTGATGGGGTCGAACCTCGCCCGCAATTTCGCCCACCACGGCTACACGGTGGCGCTGCACAACCGCTCGGTCGCCAAGACCGATGCCCTGCTAGAGCAGCACGGTGACGAGGGCAAGTTCGTCCGGTCGGAGACCATCGAGGAATTTTTGGACGCGCTGGAAAAGCCGCGGCGGGTGATCATCATGGTCAAGGCCGGCGACCCGACCGACGCCGTCATCAACGAGCTCGCCGAAGCGATGGAAGAGGGCGACATCATCATCGACGGCGGCAACGCGCTCTACACCGACACCATCCGCCGCGAGAAGGCGATCCGCGAGCGCGGCCTGCACTTCGTCGGCGCCGGGATCTCCGGCGGCGAGGAGGGCGCACTGAACGGGCCGTCGATCATGCCGGGCGGCCCCGCCGAGTCCTACAAGTCGCTGGGCCCGCTGCTCGAGGAGATCTCGGCGCACGTCGACGGCGTGCCGTGCTGCACCCACATCGGCCCCGACGGCTCCGGGCACTTCGTCAAGATGGTGCACAACGGCATCGAGTACTCCGACATGCAGCTCATCGGCGAGGCCTACCAGCTGCTGCGCGACGGGCTCGGCAAGACCGCCCCCGAGATCGCCGACGTCTTCGCCGAATGGAACAAGGGCGATCTGGACAGCTACCTGATCGAGATCACCGCCGAAGTGCTGCGCCAAACCGACGCCAAGACCGGCAAGCCGCTCGTCGACGTCATCCTCGACGAGGCCGAGCAGAAGGGCACCGGCCGCTGGACGGTGAAGTCGGCCCTGGACCTTGGTGTGCCCGTCACCGGCATCGCCGAGGCCGTCTTCGCCCGCGCGCTGTCGGGTTCGGTGGCCCAGCGCAAGGCCACCACTGGGCTGGCGTCGGGCGGGCTGGGCAGCCGGCCGAGCGACGCGGCCCAGTTCATCGAGGACGTCCGTCAAGCGCTCTACGCGTCGAAGATCATCGCCTACGCCCAGGGGTTCAACCAGATTCAGGCCGGCAGCGCCGAATACGACTGGGGCATCACGCCTGGCGACCTGGCCACCATCTGGCGCGGCGGCTGCATCATCCGGGCCAAGTTCCTCAACCGCATCAAGGAGGCGTACGACTCCGACCCGGATTTGGCGACGCTGATCGTGGCGCCGTATTTCCGCAGCGCGATCGAGGCCGCCGTCGACGGCTGGCGACGTGTGGTGGTGACCGCGACCCAACTGGGTATCCCGATTCCGGGTTTCGCCTCGGCCCTGTCCTACTACGACGCGCTGCGCACCGAACGGTTGCCCGCCGCGTTGACCCAGGGTTTGCGGGACTTCTTCGGTGCGCACACCTATGGGCGCACCGACGAGGAGCCGAGCAAGAAGTTCCACACGCTGTGGAGCGGGGACCGCAGCGAAGTGCCGGTCTAG